The following coding sequences are from one bacterium window:
- a CDS encoding response regulator yields the protein ISAPVAAADAAPRGSLDGYTILVTDDEPDFVTFASAILEDHGARVLQAHSGEEAMETARREMPDLMTLDLSMPGTSGSEVFERMRRDPELGQLPIFIITGQPELRRLIYDRDVRSPEGYLDKPITEQGLLFNIRKALNVPH from the coding sequence ATCTCGGCGCCGGTCGCCGCGGCCGACGCCGCGCCGCGGGGCAGCCTGGACGGCTACACCATCCTGGTGACCGACGACGAGCCGGATTTCGTCACTTTCGCCTCGGCGATCCTCGAGGATCACGGCGCCCGCGTGCTCCAGGCCCACAGCGGCGAGGAGGCCATGGAGACCGCGCGCCGGGAGATGCCGGACCTGATGACCCTCGACCTCAGCATGCCGGGAACCTCCGGCAGCGAGGTCTTCGAGCGGATGCGCAGAGATCCGGAACTGGGGCAGTTGCCGATCTTCATCATCACCGGCCAGCCGGAACTGCGGCGCTTGATCTACGATCGCGACGTGCGCTCGCCGGAGGGCTACCTGGACAAGCCAATCACCGAGCAGGGCCTGCTGTTCAACATCCGCAAGGCGCTGAACGTGCCGCACTAG